One Oryza sativa Japonica Group chromosome 8, ASM3414082v1 DNA window includes the following coding sequences:
- the LOC136351418 gene encoding ribosomal RNA small subunit methyltransferase, mitochondrial-like, which produces MFGSYWFRVTTLLVQAQFAWQPMGVPGHGEHNLLATNARLVTDVRLLMDVSRMDFVPIPIVVSTLVENHPKRIQPKEFAPGVDLRVARVPGSVEGGDRERREMGDLTFT; this is translated from the coding sequence ATGTTTGGCTCCTACTGGTTCAGGGTGACGACACTGCTGGTGCAGGCGCAGTTTGCATGGCAGCCGATGGGCGTGCCGGGCCACGGCGAGCACAACCTCCTTGCCACCAACGCTCGCCTGGTCACCGACGTGAGGCTGCTCATGGACGTGAGCAGAATGGACTTCGTGCCCATTCCCATCGTCGTCTCCACCCTCGTCGAGAACCACCCCAAGCGAATCCAACCCAAGGAGTTCGCCCCCGGCGTCGACCTCAGAGTGGCTCGAGTTCCCGGCAGTGTGgaaggaggggatagagagagaagagagatgggagATCTAACATTCACATGA